The Thermoleophilia bacterium genome segment TCCTTCCGGATGGGACGAGGCGAGTTGGGACCTCCGACCAACGCGTGCGACCCAACTATTGAAGGATGGCGACGCCATAGATCTCGGCGATCGGACTCTAAAGGTCATCCACGCGCCCGGCCACAGCCCCGACGGAATCTGTCTCCTTGAGGAAAAAACGGGACTCCTGTTCGCCGGTGACAGCTCCAACGCGGGGCCTATATACACCCACTTTCCGGACTCGGACTTGGATCAATTGGTTCGGACGGCTCACCGCTTGGCTGATCTCGGTGAGGCGGTCAAGGTTGCTTTCTTTTGTCACTACGGGCGCCCTGTTGCTGAGCCAGACTTCTTCGCCGAGGTGGCGGCTGGCCTCGATCGGCTCGCTGCCAAGGAGGTAGATACGACACCGGCCGTTGACATCATAGGAACGCCGGTCTTGGAGGCGCGATTTGATCATTTCTGGGTGACGGTACCTGATCCTGACGCCGAGGCTGCCGTACTTACAGAAAGCACCGAATAGGGCAGCTATTCAGGAGAGGGGGTCCGCGAGCATTCAGGGAGAAGCGTAAACCTCAGTGGAAAGGCGAATGAAATGTCCGACTCGGAGCACCCAGTATTTCCTGACCGGTCGGCTCAGCCCCGACTGTCTTCGTATGAAGAGGAGTGCAGCAGATATTCAGTAGATGTCCCGCCCATATTCAATCCCGTGATCGAAGTCGTGGAAAAGTGGGCAGACGAATCACCGGATGACATGGCGCTTGTGTCGCTCGACGGCACGGGTGAACTGATCGCGGAGCATACGGCGAGTGATCTCGCGGAACTTGCCAGCCGTGCGGCTGGAGCGCTAAGCGCGAGCGGAATTACGAAGGGTGATCGAGTTCTGATCATGCTTCCAAGAAATCCGGCTTGGTATGCAGCAATGCTCGGGGCGATTCGGATCGGGGCGGTCGTCATGCCAGCTCCGAATCTGCTCACTCCGAACGACATCGCCTACAGGGTTCAAAGCGGAGAAGCATCCGCCGTCATAACCGACTTTGCGGGTGGGGGAAAGGTTGATTCCATTGAGGAAGACCTCAGAACCTTGCGACTGCGATTTATGGCTGGCGGGGCCGCCTCTGGAGAATGGCTGGATTTCGACTCGCTGATCGACCAGGCGGACGGCGGGGAACTTCCCCCGGAGCCTACAAAGCGTTC includes the following:
- a CDS encoding MBL fold metallo-hydrolase; its protein translation is MYPSNNADDHRSFESDAQSWYYTRNVAPGVWLIAEPQHVYSWLVEGSDRAVLLDTGMGVVPIRPVAESLTDRPISVVNTHYHFDHIGGNWEFDDVAIHEIGAPLIEEAIPRELFDAYLGYARKQLDAAETARALDHEFLWILGTESDPRPFPSGWDEASWDLRPTRATQLLKDGDAIDLGDRTLKVIHAPGHSPDGICLLEEKTGLLFAGDSSNAGPIYTHFPDSDLDQLVRTAHRLADLGEAVKVAFFCHYGRPVAEPDFFAEVAAGLDRLAAKEVDTTPAVDIIGTPVLEARFDHFWVTVPDPDAEAAVLTESTE